A part of Arachis hypogaea cultivar Tifrunner chromosome 12, arahy.Tifrunner.gnm2.J5K5, whole genome shotgun sequence genomic DNA contains:
- the LOC112728693 gene encoding calcium-dependent protein kinase 20 — protein sequence MGNNCVGPATGGGNTFLQSMSAAVWRTRPPEARLPAPDGSSTAAATSNRETPSQSPAPSIPAPRTTTAAVGGSKVPEQIAVQSTPPVTVKITPSETKPAQQAQKPAQPTEKPAQPAQQQAQPAKPVANNEPPPNTGGNGGGGDGGANKPTHVKRGSTIGLQVDSVLGTTTGNLKDRFSLGRKLGQGQFGTTFLCLEKGTNKEYACKTISKRKLTTEEDIEDVRREIRIMHHLAGHPNVISIVGAYEDAVAVHLVMELCAGGELFDRIIQRGHYTERKAAKLARVIVGVVQACHSLGVMHRDLKPENFLFVDHEEESLLKAIDFGLSMFFKPGEMFTDVVGSPYYVAPEVLRKHYGPECDVWSAGVIIYILLSGVPPFWDETEQGIFEQVLRGDLDFVSEPWPSISAGAKDLVRRMLIRDPKKRLTAHEVLCHPWVQEGGLAPDKPLDSAVLSRLKQFSAMNKLKKIAIRVIAESLSEDEIAGLKEMFSMIDTDNSGQITLEELKKGLERVGANLKESELLWLMEAADVDNSGTIDYGEFIAAMLHLNKIQKEDHLYAAFTYFDQDGSGYITKEELQQACEKYGILDGNIDDIIREVDKDNDGRIDYSEFTAMMQETDFGKIGLPKA from the exons ATGGGAAACAACTGCGTGGGACCTGCCACCGGCGGCGGAAACACCTTCCTCCAATCCATGTCGGCGGCGGTCTGGAGGACGCGGCCGCCGGAGGCCAGGCTCCCGGCTCCAGACGGCTCATCCACAGCAGCAGCCACTAGCAACAGGGAGACTCCGTCACAGTCTCCGGCGCCATCAATTCCCGCTCCGAGAACCACCACCGCGGCCGTAGGAGGCAGCAAAGTCCCCGAGCAAATTGCTGTTCAGAGCACGCCTCCTGTAACGGTTAAAATAACACCCTCGGAAACAAAACCGGCCCAACAGGCCCAAAAACCGGCTCAACCGACTGAAAAACCTGCTCAACCAGCTCAACAACAAGCTCAACCGGCTAAACCGGTGGCGAATAATGAACCTCCACCAAACACTGGTggtaatggtggtggtggtgatggaggaGCTAACAAACCTACTCACGTGAAGAGAGGTTCAACCATTGGGCTTCAAGTGGATTCTGTGTTGGGTACGACAACCGGAAACTTGAAGGACCGGTTTAGCTTGGGTAGGAAGCTAGGGCAAGGTCAATTTGGGACAACTTTCCTTTGCTTGGAAAAGGGTACAAACAAAGAATATGCATGCAAAACAATTTCCAAGAGGAAATTGACAACAGAGGAGGATATTGAAGATGTTAGGAGGGAGATTAGAATCATGCACCACTTGGCTGGTCATCCAAATGTGATTTCCATTGTTGGTGCTTATGAAGATGCCGTTGCTGTTCATCTTGTTATGGAGCTTTGTGCTGGTGGAGAGCTTTTTGATAGGATCATACAGAGAGGGCATTATACTGAGAGAAAAGCTGCTAAACTTGCTAGGGTCATTGTTGGTGTTGTTCAGGCTTGTCATTCTTTGGGTGTCATGCACAGAGACTTGAAGCCGGAGAATTTCTTGTTTGTTGACCATGAGGAGGAATCATTGCTTAAGGCTATTGATTTTGGGCTCTCAATGTTCTTTAAACCag GTGAAATGTTTACTGATGTGGTTGGAAGTCCATATTATGTGGCCCCTGAAGTTTTGCGGAAGCACTATGGGCCAGAATGTGATGTATGGAGTGCTGGGGTGATCATCTATATTTTACTTAGTGGGGTTCCCCCATTTTGGGATG AAACGGAACAAGGAATTTTTGAGCAAGTTTTGAGAGGAGATCTTGACTTTGTTTCTGAACCGTGGCCTAGCATATCTGCAGGTGCAAAGGATCTTGTTCGAAGAATGCTCATAAGGGACCCTAAGAAGAGGTTAACAGCACATGAAGTTCTTT GCCACCCTTGGGTTCAGGAAGGAGGTCTTGCTCCTGATAAACCGTTGGATTCTGCTGTTTTATCTCGTCTCAAGCAATTCTCTGCGATGAACAAGTTGAAAAAGATTGCCATTCGA GTAATTGCTGAAAGTCTCTCTGAGGACGAAATTGCAGGACTGAAGGAAATGTTCTCAATGATAGACACAGATAATAGTGGACAGATCACTCTTGAGGAACTGAAAAAGGGTTTGGAGAGAGTGGGTGCTAATCTTAAAGAATCCGAGCTTCTATGGTTAATGGAAGCA GCAGACGTTGATAACAGTGGTACCATAGATTATGGTGAATTTATAGCAGCAATGCTTCATCTAAACAAAATCCAGAAGGAGGATCATCTATATGCTGCCTTTACTTATTTTGACCAAGATGGTAGTGGATACATTACAAAGGAAGAGCTTCAACAAGCTTGTGAAAAGTATGGAATTCTAGATGGTAACATAGATGATATAATACGCGAAGTTGACAAGGATAAT GATGGACGCATTGATTACAGTGAGTTTACTGCAATGATGCAAGAAACTGACTTTGGCAAAATTGGTCTACCTAAAGCATGA